One genomic region from Strix uralensis isolate ZFMK-TIS-50842 chromosome 5, bStrUra1, whole genome shotgun sequence encodes:
- the RXYLT1 gene encoding ribitol-5-phosphate xylosyltransferase 1 isoform X2, whose product MRGTRKRLCSALIVAYGLFSLYAAYTVFLRPRRPAAPRPPHRDRRGPRDHVALGNEEWNPWEGDEKNELVASQQRYEANLKMIKNARSHQEQTRLRVQIWGKAAIGLYLWQHIFEGHLEPANVTAQWREGSQKAGKTYFSFITGPSVVPGYFSVETENVVLVLNGREKAKITYATQWLHYAQTLIQTHKIQHVAVVLLGNEQCSNEWIQPYLKRNGGFVNLLFVTYDYAFVNEEDIFQWPLGVATYRNFPVIEPSWSMLHDPRSYICNFLGTVYKNSSREALMEILKQDGLDKLCWIAAREQWQPQETNESFKNYQDALLQSDLTLCPVGINTECYRIYEACSYGSLPVIEDVMTPGDCGNSSMYHSAPLQLLKTMGAPFIFIKNWKELPALLEKEKKMSLREKIQRRKKLIEWYRNFKAWMRQKFINTLENSFLSSDKG is encoded by the exons ATGCGGGGCACTCGCAAGCGGCTGTGCTCCGCCTTGATCGTCGCTTACGGCCTCTTCTCCCTGTACGCGGCCTACACCGTCTTcctgcggccccgccgcccggccgccccccgcccgccgcacCGGGACCGCCGCGGCCCGCGAG ATCATGTTGCCTTGGGAAATGAAGAGTGGAATCCGTGGGAAGGGGACGAGAAAAATGAACTGGTTGCTTCCCAGCAAAGATATGAAGCTAATCTTAAGATGATAAAAAATGCAAGATCTCACCAAGAACAAACCAGGCTTAGAGTGCAGATTTGGGGCAAAGCAGCAATTG GTCTTTACCTTTGGCAACATATTTTTGAAGGGCATCTTGAGCCAGCTAATGTGACTGCACAGTGGAGAGAAGGAAGCCAAAAAGCAGGAAAAACGTATTTCAG CTTCATCACTGGTCCGTCTGTAGTTCCTGGCTACTTCTCAgttgaaactgaaaatgttgtgCTAGTTCtgaatggaagagaaaaagcaaagatcACTTACGCCACTCAGTGGTTGCATTATGCACAAACATTAATTCAGACTCACAAAATACAGCATGTAGCAGTTGTGCTGCTTGGAAATGAGCAGTGCAGCAACGAATGGATTCAACCATACCTGAAAAGAAATGGAGGATTTGTAAATCTACTCTTTGTAACATATGACTATGCGTTCGTAAATGAAGAAGATATTTTCCAGTGGCCTTTAGGAGTGGCTAC GTACAGAAATTTTCCAGTTATAGAACCCAGCTGGTCAATGCTACATGATCCAAGATCATATATATGTAATTTCTTAGGAACAGTTTATAAGAACTCTTCTAGAGAGGCTCTAATGGAAATTCTGAAGCAGGATGGGCTTGACAAACTTTGCTGGATTGCAGCCAGAGAACA GTGGCAGCCTCAAGAGACAAATGAAAGTTTCAAAAACTATCAAGATGCCTTGCTGCAGAGTGATTTGACATTGTGCCCAGTGGGAATAAATACAGAATGCTATAGAATTTATGAAGCTTGTTCATATGGATCTCTGCCTGTTATAGAAGATGTAATGACACCGGGTGATTGCGGAAATTCATCAATGTACCACAGTGCTCCATTACAATTATTAAAAACCATGGGGGCTCCATTTATCTTTATTAAAAACTGGAAAGAGCTTCCTGCTcttctagagaaagaaaaaaaaatgagcttacGAGAAAAgattcaaaggagaaaaaagcttaTAGAATGGTATCGAAACTTCAAAGCATGGATGAGACAGAAATTCATTAATACTTTGGAAAATTCATTTCTGTCCAGTGATAAAGGATAA
- the RXYLT1 gene encoding ribitol-5-phosphate xylosyltransferase 1 isoform X1: MIKNARSHQEQTRLRVQIWGKAAIGLYLWQHIFEGHLEPANVTAQWREGSQKAGKTYFSFITGPSVVPGYFSVETENVVLVLNGREKAKITYATQWLHYAQTLIQTHKIQHVAVVLLGNEQCSNEWIQPYLKRNGGFVNLLFVTYDYAFVNEEDIFQWPLGVATYRNFPVIEPSWSMLHDPRSYICNFLGTVYKNSSREALMEILKQDGLDKLCWIAAREQWQPQETNESFKNYQDALLQSDLTLCPVGINTECYRIYEACSYGSLPVIEDVMTPGDCGNSSMYHSAPLQLLKTMGAPFIFIKNWKELPALLEKEKKMSLREKIQRRKKLIEWYRNFKAWMRQKFINTLENSFLSSDKG, encoded by the exons ATGATAAAAAATGCAAGATCTCACCAAGAACAAACCAGGCTTAGAGTGCAGATTTGGGGCAAAGCAGCAATTG GTCTTTACCTTTGGCAACATATTTTTGAAGGGCATCTTGAGCCAGCTAATGTGACTGCACAGTGGAGAGAAGGAAGCCAAAAAGCAGGAAAAACGTATTTCAG CTTCATCACTGGTCCGTCTGTAGTTCCTGGCTACTTCTCAgttgaaactgaaaatgttgtgCTAGTTCtgaatggaagagaaaaagcaaagatcACTTACGCCACTCAGTGGTTGCATTATGCACAAACATTAATTCAGACTCACAAAATACAGCATGTAGCAGTTGTGCTGCTTGGAAATGAGCAGTGCAGCAACGAATGGATTCAACCATACCTGAAAAGAAATGGAGGATTTGTAAATCTACTCTTTGTAACATATGACTATGCGTTCGTAAATGAAGAAGATATTTTCCAGTGGCCTTTAGGAGTGGCTAC GTACAGAAATTTTCCAGTTATAGAACCCAGCTGGTCAATGCTACATGATCCAAGATCATATATATGTAATTTCTTAGGAACAGTTTATAAGAACTCTTCTAGAGAGGCTCTAATGGAAATTCTGAAGCAGGATGGGCTTGACAAACTTTGCTGGATTGCAGCCAGAGAACA GTGGCAGCCTCAAGAGACAAATGAAAGTTTCAAAAACTATCAAGATGCCTTGCTGCAGAGTGATTTGACATTGTGCCCAGTGGGAATAAATACAGAATGCTATAGAATTTATGAAGCTTGTTCATATGGATCTCTGCCTGTTATAGAAGATGTAATGACACCGGGTGATTGCGGAAATTCATCAATGTACCACAGTGCTCCATTACAATTATTAAAAACCATGGGGGCTCCATTTATCTTTATTAAAAACTGGAAAGAGCTTCCTGCTcttctagagaaagaaaaaaaaatgagcttacGAGAAAAgattcaaaggagaaaaaagcttaTAGAATGGTATCGAAACTTCAAAGCATGGATGAGACAGAAATTCATTAATACTTTGGAAAATTCATTTCTGTCCAGTGATAAAGGATAA
- the RXYLT1 gene encoding ribitol-5-phosphate xylosyltransferase 1 isoform X3, with amino-acid sequence MLHDPRSYICNFLGTVYKNSSREALMEILKQDGLDKLCWIAAREQWQPQETNESFKNYQDALLQSDLTLCPVGINTECYRIYEACSYGSLPVIEDVMTPGDCGNSSMYHSAPLQLLKTMGAPFIFIKNWKELPALLEKEKKMSLREKIQRRKKLIEWYRNFKAWMRQKFINTLENSFLSSDKG; translated from the exons ATGCTACATGATCCAAGATCATATATATGTAATTTCTTAGGAACAGTTTATAAGAACTCTTCTAGAGAGGCTCTAATGGAAATTCTGAAGCAGGATGGGCTTGACAAACTTTGCTGGATTGCAGCCAGAGAACA GTGGCAGCCTCAAGAGACAAATGAAAGTTTCAAAAACTATCAAGATGCCTTGCTGCAGAGTGATTTGACATTGTGCCCAGTGGGAATAAATACAGAATGCTATAGAATTTATGAAGCTTGTTCATATGGATCTCTGCCTGTTATAGAAGATGTAATGACACCGGGTGATTGCGGAAATTCATCAATGTACCACAGTGCTCCATTACAATTATTAAAAACCATGGGGGCTCCATTTATCTTTATTAAAAACTGGAAAGAGCTTCCTGCTcttctagagaaagaaaaaaaaatgagcttacGAGAAAAgattcaaaggagaaaaaagcttaTAGAATGGTATCGAAACTTCAAAGCATGGATGAGACAGAAATTCATTAATACTTTGGAAAATTCATTTCTGTCCAGTGATAAAGGATAA